Proteins encoded within one genomic window of Synechococcus sp. PCC 7335:
- a CDS encoding translocation/assembly module TamB domain-containing protein has protein sequence MSDTPDSAPQEQAPRPHSSHRFRKTLLTIAGGMGVVAVAGAVVIAVWGNRIVTALLLPRVTASVDEAINRPTELGDVTGLTFWGVRLGKSVIPPTETDLSSITVDEIEVKIGLRSLILQQIAKSEIVLVRPDISLVQSEDGTWTDFELPESEEAESRIKSEIQSIKIEDASVTAVPFIDPDLPAIVPREIVQVRDTDVLVEFFGEGAKEFTFDAAGELDSGDFALNGNGNLNTQTVKAAVRADDVPVTGVNIFLPDSLGLVSGELDGNLTLLTALVDGGLDESVTDIKGVASLQNGEFLASQLSAPVEDIRSQLVFKGQSVTVEDTSLELDGVSAIATGDVDWEEGYDLRAQIPAVTLDNVQRLGNFDLPVAANGTFELDVQVTGEIDEPQAQGQLASLAPLQVDRLDLQAATANFEVTRSQFDLNELRLLPQVGGLVVASGQLDLSDLDNLSFALEAEADNLPADTLAQIYDVTVPEDLTIGSVSADIQAAGNLDSPIATAQFQLSDSDFPATGEVALVDNTLVLDNTLVQVSGGTLNAAAVLDLDSLLFELDAQATNIATDALAQTYGFTTPEDLVIGNLSADIKAGGELRSPTAFAEFQLSESDFPGTGEVAFANNILQLDNTQLRVAEGTLSATALLDLDSRNFQADVATQRIPIQQFTTQAQGLLNANVSASGNLDALDVGSIEVVGEAAITNAQLQLTDTSEPLLAQGDWTTAFALQGNSLAIDYFTAPGVYADGTIGIDLDQPNPIGDLNLSVALESVNLRPFNSFAPQTVSDYAQVDGRASFEGQVLGTLPDPQIVGDARLNNFALNDLLFEPLSGPVAFSLSEGGRVNLQGTEDRLQLAVGGSPEADLLDRPISFEVRNSGFIAQGSGENSQFQASLLQLPLELLDIQPAVQYGFGTIAGRLDARVEANLSDLNNPIVSGELAIADPSLRPVDADQLTASFAYANDTVTIERGELLFDESQYLLAGSANLPNSSRDDIEYEGALTVAKGRIEDLVPIIEAVDFSAFGLPDPSGPLGSAADLTTVSVGLPDASLLEKLESFVAFLEENPPEESEPGDLVLADIDELTGEFTGSIEVAGRTSEPSNLFADFDIQGSDWEWGQYTQDNSFSIAGDIQQGSVDIIANVDSAETQVDLTANGNLEQLDGQLVAQNVPVELVEIVYPLPAEVVGTLDTVTTFGGSLSNPAVVSQITVTEAQVNGYAIDRIGANLDYRNAVLNLESEVAVLPVKGQVEDQTEAQIEDGAIAQLSQLFDGFGSNPVTIEGRVPYAFSFMDVAPSTEQIDLKAVVPSENFALLNALTDDQVRWEGGEGEIVVQVGGSVAQPLVAGEATIRNGVVVSELVGDPITSINGDVLFNLERVDIQQFQAQLNNGRIVADGALPLLLSGESILSSQISASARTPQVTRQIAQIGPQLATQLKQIEQSNQPDTNGIVISLEDLPIDYKDILQADLQGQILISDAVLEPTISGALEVDNGEVQANQLLREASGSSLPTEEELEEINPYRAEYLGIDPLEVQPDEVPPGISDNIVIQDFTLAFGDRLSIIGQPFYNITATGGLTVNGTLNNLQPDGVVELRTGWINLFSTQFRLDRNAANTATFTPEGGLDPFLDVVMLARVQETDITNTPVVAGGFLSADINETPIETTGNVQYISVRAEATGPASEIDENLVLTSDPSRREGELLALLGSDLFTGLTSASYLQVAEFVGAGRLSTFGDRVADAVGLQSFRVFPTTDTGEDSTADIGIGVEATAAIGERFNIDFLQVLNSSNAPQLGVQYEFTDSLRIRGASNLDVEDTDFELEYRIRF, from the coding sequence ATGTCTGATACGCCCGACTCTGCGCCCCAAGAGCAGGCCCCACGTCCTCATTCTTCTCATCGCTTTCGAAAAACGCTCCTGACGATTGCAGGGGGGATGGGAGTCGTTGCCGTAGCAGGTGCAGTGGTCATTGCAGTTTGGGGCAATCGGATTGTGACTGCGTTGCTTCTACCTCGCGTAACGGCATCTGTCGATGAGGCAATTAACCGTCCAACTGAACTAGGAGACGTCACAGGACTGACTTTTTGGGGAGTGCGGCTAGGAAAGTCTGTGATTCCGCCCACAGAAACGGACCTATCTTCGATTACGGTAGACGAAATTGAGGTCAAAATCGGACTGCGATCGCTAATCCTACAGCAAATCGCCAAATCAGAGATCGTGTTAGTGCGGCCTGATATCTCTTTAGTTCAATCAGAAGACGGCACCTGGACTGATTTTGAGCTGCCAGAATCCGAGGAGGCAGAATCGAGAATCAAATCAGAGATTCAATCGATTAAGATTGAGGACGCTAGCGTCACGGCTGTTCCTTTCATCGATCCAGATCTGCCAGCGATCGTGCCACGTGAGATTGTCCAGGTGCGCGATACCGATGTGCTAGTTGAATTTTTCGGAGAAGGTGCCAAAGAATTCACTTTTGATGCCGCCGGAGAGCTCGACTCTGGCGATTTTGCGCTCAACGGCAACGGTAATCTCAATACTCAAACGGTTAAAGCCGCAGTGCGAGCTGACGATGTTCCGGTGACGGGCGTCAATATCTTTTTGCCTGATTCACTTGGGCTAGTCTCAGGTGAGCTAGACGGCAATCTGACGTTGTTGACCGCTCTGGTAGACGGTGGTCTTGACGAATCCGTGACTGACATCAAAGGCGTTGCTTCTTTGCAAAACGGAGAGTTTCTAGCCAGTCAACTGTCGGCGCCTGTTGAAGACATTCGTAGCCAGCTTGTCTTCAAAGGGCAAAGCGTCACCGTAGAAGATACGAGCCTAGAGCTAGATGGCGTGAGTGCGATCGCAACGGGTGATGTCGATTGGGAAGAAGGCTATGACCTCCGAGCGCAAATTCCGGCGGTTACCCTAGACAATGTGCAGAGGCTGGGTAATTTTGATTTACCGGTAGCTGCAAACGGTACGTTTGAACTTGATGTGCAGGTAACTGGAGAGATAGACGAGCCGCAGGCACAAGGTCAGCTAGCCAGCTTAGCGCCTTTGCAAGTAGACCGGCTAGATCTACAGGCGGCAACGGCTAACTTTGAGGTAACGCGATCGCAATTTGACCTTAATGAACTTCGGCTGCTGCCCCAGGTGGGTGGACTTGTGGTTGCTAGCGGACAGCTTGATCTATCCGATCTAGACAATCTGAGCTTTGCCTTAGAGGCCGAAGCAGACAATTTGCCCGCAGACACACTCGCCCAGATTTACGATGTCACGGTTCCAGAAGATCTGACTATTGGCTCTGTGAGCGCTGATATTCAGGCCGCCGGTAATTTAGACTCGCCTATAGCAACCGCTCAATTTCAGCTTTCAGACTCTGACTTTCCAGCTACCGGAGAAGTTGCGCTAGTAGACAATACGCTAGTGCTAGACAACACGCTAGTGCAGGTGAGTGGCGGGACACTGAACGCTGCTGCGGTTCTAGATTTGGACAGTCTTCTCTTTGAGCTAGATGCTCAAGCAACGAACATTGCGACAGACGCCCTTGCTCAAACCTACGGCTTTACTACACCAGAAGATCTTGTCATTGGCAACTTGAGCGCCGATATCAAGGCAGGCGGAGAGCTGCGATCGCCCACTGCATTCGCTGAGTTTCAGCTTTCTGAGTCCGACTTTCCAGGGACTGGGGAAGTTGCTTTTGCAAACAACATTTTGCAGCTGGACAACACTCAACTGCGAGTGGCTGAAGGTACACTGAGCGCCACTGCTCTTTTAGACCTAGACAGCCGCAATTTCCAGGCCGATGTAGCTACGCAGCGTATTCCGATTCAACAATTCACCACTCAAGCTCAAGGGCTATTAAATGCGAATGTTTCAGCTTCTGGAAACTTAGATGCGCTTGATGTTGGCAGTATTGAAGTCGTTGGAGAAGCCGCGATCACTAATGCTCAGCTTCAACTCACTGACACTAGCGAGCCTCTACTAGCGCAGGGCGACTGGACTACGGCTTTTGCACTTCAAGGAAACAGCCTTGCTATCGATTACTTTACTGCGCCTGGAGTTTACGCAGACGGTACCATTGGCATCGATCTCGACCAGCCTAATCCCATTGGAGATCTCAATCTATCTGTAGCGCTTGAGTCAGTTAACCTTCGTCCGTTCAACAGCTTTGCTCCTCAAACTGTCAGCGACTATGCCCAGGTGGATGGACGTGCTAGCTTTGAAGGTCAAGTGCTAGGAACGCTGCCTGATCCGCAAATTGTTGGCGACGCTAGGTTAAACAATTTTGCGCTTAACGATCTACTGTTTGAGCCACTTAGTGGGCCAGTTGCGTTCTCTCTTTCAGAAGGAGGCCGAGTCAATCTACAAGGAACAGAAGATCGTCTTCAGCTAGCGGTGGGGGGCTCCCCTGAAGCAGACCTGCTCGATCGGCCAATCTCTTTTGAAGTACGAAATTCAGGGTTTATTGCACAAGGGTCTGGAGAAAATAGTCAGTTCCAAGCTAGCTTGCTCCAGCTACCTTTAGAACTATTGGATATCCAACCAGCCGTACAGTATGGCTTTGGAACGATAGCTGGCCGCTTGGATGCTAGGGTGGAAGCCAACTTGAGTGACTTAAACAATCCCATTGTGTCAGGCGAGCTGGCGATCGCCGATCCTTCACTTCGTCCTGTTGATGCTGATCAACTTACCGCTAGTTTTGCCTACGCTAACGACACCGTCACGATAGAGCGAGGAGAACTTCTCTTTGATGAGAGTCAATACCTACTCGCTGGTAGCGCTAATCTCCCAAACTCTAGTCGAGATGATATTGAGTATGAAGGTGCGCTAACAGTCGCTAAAGGACGAATTGAAGATCTCGTTCCAATTATTGAAGCAGTTGACTTTAGCGCTTTTGGTTTGCCTGATCCTTCTGGACCACTGGGATCGGCCGCTGATCTCACCACAGTCTCTGTAGGATTGCCTGATGCCAGTTTGTTGGAGAAGCTAGAAAGTTTTGTTGCTTTCTTAGAAGAAAATCCTCCTGAAGAAAGTGAACCAGGTGACTTGGTACTCGCTGATATAGATGAACTGACTGGAGAATTTACGGGTTCTATCGAGGTCGCTGGTAGAACATCTGAACCCTCTAATCTCTTCGCCGACTTTGATATTCAAGGCAGCGATTGGGAATGGGGCCAATATACACAAGACAACAGCTTCTCAATTGCCGGGGATATTCAACAAGGTAGCGTTGATATTATTGCCAATGTTGACTCAGCCGAAACTCAAGTTGATCTAACTGCTAATGGTAATCTAGAACAGCTTGATGGGCAGCTAGTTGCCCAGAATGTTCCAGTAGAGCTAGTAGAGATCGTTTATCCCTTGCCTGCCGAGGTGGTAGGCACGCTAGATACAGTGACCACCTTTGGTGGTAGTCTTTCAAATCCTGCTGTAGTTAGCCAAATAACCGTTACAGAAGCGCAAGTAAACGGCTACGCGATTGACCGAATAGGGGCGAATCTCGACTATCGCAATGCAGTTCTGAACCTAGAGAGTGAGGTTGCGGTTTTGCCTGTGAAAGGCCAGGTGGAGGACCAAACGGAAGCTCAGATAGAAGATGGGGCGATCGCTCAGCTCAGTCAGCTTTTTGACGGTTTCGGTAGCAATCCTGTCACCATAGAAGGCAGGGTGCCGTACGCTTTCTCTTTTATGGATGTGGCTCCCTCTACTGAGCAAATAGATCTAAAGGCGGTTGTTCCCAGCGAGAATTTTGCTCTGCTGAATGCCCTAACAGATGATCAGGTCCGTTGGGAAGGAGGGGAAGGTGAGATTGTTGTACAGGTTGGGGGTAGCGTGGCTCAACCGCTTGTAGCCGGAGAGGCAACTATCAGAAACGGCGTTGTTGTTAGTGAGTTGGTAGGCGATCCGATTACCAGCATCAATGGGGATGTTCTATTTAATCTTGAACGAGTCGACATTCAACAGTTCCAAGCCCAGTTAAATAATGGTCGCATAGTTGCAGACGGAGCGCTACCGCTGCTGCTATCAGGCGAATCAATTCTTTCTTCTCAGATATCTGCTTCAGCAAGAACTCCTCAAGTTACTCGGCAGATCGCCCAAATAGGTCCCCAATTGGCCACACAGCTAAAACAGATAGAACAGTCAAATCAACCAGATACTAACGGCATAGTAATTTCCTTAGAAGATCTCCCTATTGACTATAAGGACATTTTGCAAGCTGATCTTCAAGGACAGATTTTGATTTCGGATGCTGTTTTAGAACCGACTATCAGTGGCGCTTTAGAAGTTGACAACGGAGAAGTCCAAGCTAATCAGCTACTGAGAGAAGCAAGTGGCTCTAGTCTGCCTACTGAAGAAGAACTAGAGGAAATCAATCCATATCGAGCTGAGTATTTAGGGATTGATCCACTTGAAGTACAACCGGATGAAGTGCCGCCAGGAATTTCAGACAATATTGTTATCCAAGACTTTACCTTGGCGTTTGGCGATCGCCTATCAATCATCGGTCAGCCTTTCTATAACATCACTGCTACCGGTGGACTCACCGTAAACGGCACTCTCAACAACCTACAGCCAGATGGGGTAGTTGAGCTAAGAACCGGCTGGATCAATCTCTTCTCGACCCAGTTTCGCTTAGACAGGAACGCGGCGAATACAGCAACATTTACACCTGAAGGTGGCCTTGATCCGTTTCTAGATGTCGTTATGCTAGCGAGGGTTCAAGAGACCGATATCACCAATACGCCTGTGGTTGCAGGTGGCTTTCTCAGTGCGGATATCAATGAGACCCCGATTGAAACTACAGGTAACGTTCAATACATTAGTGTCAGAGCCGAAGCTACAGGACCTGCTAGCGAAATTGATGAAAATCTTGTTCTTACTAGCGATCCTTCCCGTAGGGAGGGTGAGCTGCTAGCGCTCTTGGGCAGTGACTTGTTTACTGGCTTAACCTCTGCGTCATACCTCCAGGTCGCAGAGTTCGTTGGTGCGGGTCGTCTATCTACCTTTGGTGATCGTGTCGCAGACGCAGTTGGTCTACAGTCTTTTAGAGTCTTTCCCACTACTGATACCGGAGAAGATAGCACTGCCGACATTGGCATTGGCGTAGAAGCGACAGCAGCTATTGGCGAACGATTTAACATTGATTTCTTACAAGTTTTGAATAGCAGTAATGCGCCGCAGCTAGGTGTACAGTACGAATTTACAGATAGCTTACGAATCAGAGGCGCGTCTAACCTGGACGTAGAAGATACTGACTTTGAACTGGAATACAGGATTAGATTCTAA
- a CDS encoding DMT family transporter gives MTSFRTSAFVLGCVAALTWGLTGTFIKLLPGFTTLEVLSIRVLSAFVSTLVVFVFYPSLLSTAIQLIRRPTGLLLSSLMVFYYLFAVRAFQLAPVGDVTLVVGLSPILGLIIKAVLGKGIVRTEIVGVSISFIGLLLFIYPKVTGLGEEQSIYLTGLFFALLAACVSLGYAALFKHYSSLNKSIDPVAVSCATFAIGSMIIAPITVASSHLFLLEVVSDSRVAAISLGLGIIATAVPTFCYSYAAKYLSPILTTALNLVTPVSAAAIAFILLQETIPLLSIFGAVLIFVGIFLLSTAKPAVSQQSERL, from the coding sequence ATGACCTCTTTCCGAACATCCGCGTTCGTTTTGGGATGTGTAGCGGCGCTAACTTGGGGCCTAACAGGTACATTCATCAAGCTGCTGCCCGGTTTCACAACGCTTGAAGTCCTTTCTATTCGCGTGCTAAGCGCGTTCGTATCCACTCTTGTAGTTTTTGTCTTTTATCCCTCGTTGTTGTCAACTGCTATACAGCTCATTCGCAGGCCGACCGGATTATTGCTATCTAGTCTGATGGTGTTCTACTACTTGTTCGCAGTACGAGCCTTTCAACTAGCGCCTGTCGGTGATGTAACCCTTGTCGTGGGACTCTCGCCCATCCTGGGTCTCATCATCAAAGCGGTCTTAGGCAAAGGAATAGTACGCACGGAAATAGTCGGCGTCTCTATCTCATTTATCGGATTACTATTGTTTATCTATCCGAAAGTGACAGGCCTTGGAGAAGAACAATCAATTTACCTAACAGGACTCTTCTTTGCTTTACTAGCAGCCTGCGTATCGCTTGGGTATGCAGCTTTGTTCAAACACTATTCTAGCTTAAACAAAAGCATAGACCCAGTTGCAGTATCTTGCGCGACGTTCGCGATTGGGTCTATGATAATTGCACCGATTACGGTAGCTAGCTCGCATCTGTTTCTTCTAGAGGTCGTCTCGGACAGTCGGGTTGCCGCCATATCATTAGGATTAGGTATTATAGCGACCGCTGTTCCGACTTTCTGCTACAGCTATGCTGCTAAGTACCTTTCTCCCATATTGACAACAGCACTAAATTTGGTTACGCCTGTCTCTGCTGCAGCAATTGCATTTATCCTATTGCAAGAAACAATACCGCTGCTCAGCATATTTGGTGCAGTTCTTATCTTTGTAGGTATTTTTCTACTCTCTACTGCGAAACCTGCTGTCTCCCAACAGTCAGAGCGTCTTTAA